In a genomic window of Lathamus discolor isolate bLatDis1 chromosome 4, bLatDis1.hap1, whole genome shotgun sequence:
- the PNPLA4 gene encoding patatin-like phospholipase domain-containing protein 4 isoform X2, producing MVKQLLRVSTSLPHHLDPELTFKKMWTVKHLCSAQILLLQLKKNRSCSCMFPKTQQFRIGILNCCTIRAPCNKVQFQVSKMNDKQSVVDMGMATSAEEAKIAAGKSPSRVRDRSQHSLEAKMKHINLSFAACGFLGIYHLGAAAAFYKHGKKLLKEVKAFAGASAGSLAATVLLAVPENIEQSKQFAYGFAEEVRKLDFGAVTPGYDFMKTLREGIESILPPNVHEIAENRLYVSVTNTRNGENHLVSNFASREDLIKVLLASSFVPVYAGIKPVEYKGEKWIDGGITNGLPILPFGRTVTISPFSGRLDICPQDKGHVDLYIKYAKQDIMEKMESLYQNGFDDAVHFLLKENWFE from the exons ATGGTGAAACAGCTTCTAAGAGTATCAACTTCGTTACCACATCATCTGGATCCAGAGCTCACTTTTAAGAAAATGTGGACTGTTAAACATCTTTGTAGTGCTCAAATACTGTTGCTTCAGTTGAAAAAAAACAGATCATGTAGTTGTATGTTTCCAAAAACTCAGCAGTTCCGGATTGGAATTCTGAACTGTTGCACTATAAGAGCACCCTGTAACAAAGTTCAATTCCAA GTTTCAAAGATGAATGATAAACAATCAGTAGTAGATATGGGAATGGCTACAAGTGCAGAAGAAGCTAAAATAGCTGCTGGAAAAAGTCCCAGTCGAGTGCGTGATAGAAGCCAACATTCATTAGAAG caaaaatgaaacacaTCAATCTGTCATTTGCAGCTTGTGGTTTTCTGGGTATTTACCACTTGGgggcagcagctgctttttACAAGCATGGTAAGAAGTTACTGAAAGAGGTGAAAGCTTTTGCGGGAGCTTCTGCGGGATCACTGGCTGCCACTGTCTTATTAGCAGTACCAGAAAATATAGAG CAAAGTAAGCAGTTTGCCTATGGATTTGCAGAGGAAGTTAGAAAATTGGACTTCGGTGCTGTAACGCCTGGTTATGATTTTATGAAGACACTTAG GGAAGGCATAGAATCTATTCTTCCTCCTAATGTTCATGAGATAGCTGAGAACCGGCTTTATGTGTCAGTCACTAACACCAGAAACGGGGAAAATCATTTGGTTTCAAATTTTGCCTCCAGGGAGGACCTCATTAAG gtCCTTCTGGCAAGTAGTTTTGTACCAGTGTATGCAGGAATTAAGCCAGTGGAATATAAAGGAGAG AAGTGGATCGATGGTGGCATTACCAACGGCCTTCCTATCTTGCCTTTTGGAAGAACTGTGACAATTTCTCCTTTCAGTGGTCGTTTAGATATATGTCCACAAGATAAAGGACATGTGGATCTTTATATTAAATATGCAAAACAAGATATAATG GAGAAAATGGAATCATTGTACCAAAATGGATTTGATGatgctgttcattttttattgaaagaaaactgGTTTGAGTAG
- the PNPLA4 gene encoding patatin-like phospholipase domain-containing protein 4 isoform X1 codes for MVKQLLRVSTSLPHHLDPELTFKKMWTVKHLCSAQILLLQLKKNRSCSCMFPKTQQFRIGILNCCTIRAPCNKVQFQVSKMNDKQSVVDMGMATSAEEAKIAAGKSPSRVRDRSQHSLEAKMKHINLSFAACGFLGIYHLGAAAAFYKHGKKLLKEVKAFAGASAGSLAATVLLAVPENIEQSKQFAYGFAEEVRKLDFGAVTPGYDFMKTLREGIESILPPNVHEIAENRLYVSVTNTRNGENHLVSNFASREDLIKVLLASSFVPVYAGIKPVEYKGEKWIDGGITNGLPILPFGRTVTISPFSGRLDICPQDKGHVDLYIKYAKQDIMLSLANLVRLNQAFFPPNQEKMESLYQNGFDDAVHFLLKENWFE; via the exons ATGGTGAAACAGCTTCTAAGAGTATCAACTTCGTTACCACATCATCTGGATCCAGAGCTCACTTTTAAGAAAATGTGGACTGTTAAACATCTTTGTAGTGCTCAAATACTGTTGCTTCAGTTGAAAAAAAACAGATCATGTAGTTGTATGTTTCCAAAAACTCAGCAGTTCCGGATTGGAATTCTGAACTGTTGCACTATAAGAGCACCCTGTAACAAAGTTCAATTCCAA GTTTCAAAGATGAATGATAAACAATCAGTAGTAGATATGGGAATGGCTACAAGTGCAGAAGAAGCTAAAATAGCTGCTGGAAAAAGTCCCAGTCGAGTGCGTGATAGAAGCCAACATTCATTAGAAG caaaaatgaaacacaTCAATCTGTCATTTGCAGCTTGTGGTTTTCTGGGTATTTACCACTTGGgggcagcagctgctttttACAAGCATGGTAAGAAGTTACTGAAAGAGGTGAAAGCTTTTGCGGGAGCTTCTGCGGGATCACTGGCTGCCACTGTCTTATTAGCAGTACCAGAAAATATAGAG CAAAGTAAGCAGTTTGCCTATGGATTTGCAGAGGAAGTTAGAAAATTGGACTTCGGTGCTGTAACGCCTGGTTATGATTTTATGAAGACACTTAG GGAAGGCATAGAATCTATTCTTCCTCCTAATGTTCATGAGATAGCTGAGAACCGGCTTTATGTGTCAGTCACTAACACCAGAAACGGGGAAAATCATTTGGTTTCAAATTTTGCCTCCAGGGAGGACCTCATTAAG gtCCTTCTGGCAAGTAGTTTTGTACCAGTGTATGCAGGAATTAAGCCAGTGGAATATAAAGGAGAG AAGTGGATCGATGGTGGCATTACCAACGGCCTTCCTATCTTGCCTTTTGGAAGAACTGTGACAATTTCTCCTTTCAGTGGTCGTTTAGATATATGTCCACAAGATAAAGGACATGTGGATCTTTATATTAAATATGCAAAACAAGATATAATG CTGTCTCTGGCCAACCTAGTAAGACTTAATCAAGCTTTTTTCCCACCAAACCAGGAGAAAATGGAATCATTGTACCAAAATGGATTTGATGatgctgttcattttttattgaaagaaaactgGTTTGAGTAG
- the PNPLA4 gene encoding patatin-like phospholipase domain-containing protein 4 isoform X4: MKTLREGIESILPPNVHEIAENRLYVSVTNTRNGENHLVSNFASREDLIKVLLASSFVPVYAGIKPVEYKGEKWIDGGITNGLPILPFGRTVTISPFSGRLDICPQDKGHVDLYIKYAKQDIMLSLANLVRLNQAFFPPNQEKMESLYQNGFDDAVHFLLKENWFE; this comes from the exons ATGAAGACACTTAG GGAAGGCATAGAATCTATTCTTCCTCCTAATGTTCATGAGATAGCTGAGAACCGGCTTTATGTGTCAGTCACTAACACCAGAAACGGGGAAAATCATTTGGTTTCAAATTTTGCCTCCAGGGAGGACCTCATTAAG gtCCTTCTGGCAAGTAGTTTTGTACCAGTGTATGCAGGAATTAAGCCAGTGGAATATAAAGGAGAG AAGTGGATCGATGGTGGCATTACCAACGGCCTTCCTATCTTGCCTTTTGGAAGAACTGTGACAATTTCTCCTTTCAGTGGTCGTTTAGATATATGTCCACAAGATAAAGGACATGTGGATCTTTATATTAAATATGCAAAACAAGATATAATG CTGTCTCTGGCCAACCTAGTAAGACTTAATCAAGCTTTTTTCCCACCAAACCAGGAGAAAATGGAATCATTGTACCAAAATGGATTTGATGatgctgttcattttttattgaaagaaaactgGTTTGAGTAG
- the PNPLA4 gene encoding patatin-like phospholipase domain-containing protein 4 isoform X3 has translation MQSKQFAYGFAEEVRKLDFGAVTPGYDFMKTLREGIESILPPNVHEIAENRLYVSVTNTRNGENHLVSNFASREDLIKVLLASSFVPVYAGIKPVEYKGEKWIDGGITNGLPILPFGRTVTISPFSGRLDICPQDKGHVDLYIKYAKQDIMLSLANLVRLNQAFFPPNQEKMESLYQNGFDDAVHFLLKENWFE, from the exons ATG CAAAGTAAGCAGTTTGCCTATGGATTTGCAGAGGAAGTTAGAAAATTGGACTTCGGTGCTGTAACGCCTGGTTATGATTTTATGAAGACACTTAG GGAAGGCATAGAATCTATTCTTCCTCCTAATGTTCATGAGATAGCTGAGAACCGGCTTTATGTGTCAGTCACTAACACCAGAAACGGGGAAAATCATTTGGTTTCAAATTTTGCCTCCAGGGAGGACCTCATTAAG gtCCTTCTGGCAAGTAGTTTTGTACCAGTGTATGCAGGAATTAAGCCAGTGGAATATAAAGGAGAG AAGTGGATCGATGGTGGCATTACCAACGGCCTTCCTATCTTGCCTTTTGGAAGAACTGTGACAATTTCTCCTTTCAGTGGTCGTTTAGATATATGTCCACAAGATAAAGGACATGTGGATCTTTATATTAAATATGCAAAACAAGATATAATG CTGTCTCTGGCCAACCTAGTAAGACTTAATCAAGCTTTTTTCCCACCAAACCAGGAGAAAATGGAATCATTGTACCAAAATGGATTTGATGatgctgttcattttttattgaaagaaaactgGTTTGAGTAG